A portion of the Daphnia magna isolate NIES linkage group LG4, ASM2063170v1.1, whole genome shotgun sequence genome contains these proteins:
- the LOC116921351 gene encoding early endosome antigen 1 isoform X1, whose amino-acid sequence MGQKKDTLLRWVNCCSDTATSVERIRNLSDGWFFIHILSFLRSHPTDGTDPWLQTINILREYKLEENVVDYDAAASGNEDELAKLIVICMYLTMVQKPCEVIKEKTMWNLSTEDQKVIEAILLAIVNDDQLTRSRLNDVLQDVQETSFTKPVMFYTSSPLSSLSSMKNSPLKRFLDSPMALRLTRLQKEISDKNDEIRRLQSELLSESDESSALTLRMDDLKRKVKELEKKNSDLEQRLRDCQLPDSSGPDTDVKITNLKKKLKKMQDEYESSCQKYCDLNIEYEAMKIRQEKDRKQIRQLQIDLNETVARFERESAEYQLLLDSIRTENAELKHSLEEKVQWIDVLEEKSRTCSEMHARLNAPGSPCERESIGYSLLSIEAEKLQGDLESYRKDLARQSDQFDSEKRIFQQRAASLEEDKRSLHRQVEEANLENQSLHVQLDKAKSSLEQLSLGCDSLSKEKEELRHSLDELQEEFRTEMSRAQQQLEIRTQKTLELNHHIDLLNQQLDETQLAKKAFEQSIQELTGEKMQLGQKMAALEQSHLDLQATISSNESKFQNKLDETSSQLEKSKQQIADQSKTINDLEEKLRSLHDELAVTAETVLVLEAEKQQLNQTKLDLEHQNSDLKSAFEVSKQEFQSRLEKANNELELATTKITDFCETTNSLKAQLEAALEARLLSESRSSQLETDLNNLYQERGHLQLEVQQLLQAAQVSREEFQIEKDCLLVELEAKKNNISEQANRILAAEQKHNEATQRINYLESSVRSLEQETAELITSKSFFDQQISTLQAAIDNGKTALQAALDEAKEERETRENLIAQHKETIQSLQVHLESLSQEKNALESQVVGLGVDKESLCQQLASLESSRKGFQTAHDSLKAELATLQDNSRQENQIHQQQIENKCEEITAVEKRLEQALQNEIDREACIQELNGEKTKLWCENDLLQKEVSELVSAITMEKGVLESNLETLKEELEINAKAMDDSQQKIQHLELELAELVANKSSLESEVEKLSAECCKVVIEREHLEKENQRMDGFHKQQIQEFETRLSQLTEECTKRVNQMGEQLEATVQLNRRVEEVNAEKTKLVEENDLLKLEVSNLTSCITEEKTLFETDLNALKEELESNIKVMEESHKKIQHMESELTEMIAQKSSLECEVEELSKKYSEMTEKWSNLEEEKQRMELLHKEQLVAFEHRLSELTQEHAERIMQLDERLGTAEVLNRKLKEDCSKLESEREALHLEKSGFEQMYVEAKAVCEEFESKIHLEGELARKDVELKEQKLFQQSNALTELELVISNLCKEKKTAESNYMQRIQILENEKQEMLETHSRNEERNASLLASFEASRDELEQKLIDANLKLKEHVELLQQSRLSREQTEKQMEILTVKLSKLESDLKVAIEEKGQLTNEMAVLQAVQGEMRNLEVAMEQLTSEIQELSCKKVNLERLREVLEVEKANAEEEANRLRQDMESKEIQIAQLTEKVEYTESHLKQTQKDQQSFKARIFDLESTVLCLSSNASEKSQSALTLEKQLLEHEATIERSINELKAEKEQSATAQVAFFKALSDIQSSSDSNQRELETAVANLKRELDIEKQRSSEDKSAFAALVLAKKEVSELADSLQVKVAEMEAEVNKLVKSEALLKKEKEEMTGSDNVRHEKEKLEMEQQISQLTLQVETFSKSYAGLESEYGRLKADQLLAAQEKKRIEEKSREVEANLRSTVTELESQLKNMEAELQSRVAHVTELSGSVDILRSQIEASAQEKEILERNFFAKISTLTSENEMLVKKTSAFETEIQGLQSELALEKTKTSQGKGDIALEHRKEKAALEARLSVAQSQMKSMQEKLVNLTVANNSQAPLEHKVSLLTNELEAVNKAKIELEKRLDDSMVRTNQELHSVKKEELDSNHTSKSSSQDLDAEISFLRRKYDNAKKELNHKDDVVNQYAVKFEKMQNQLDKLEEEVSSLNMDKKKLAHENRTLKIEQSHLLAQISSEKDKAIARNTRHSLALQRGNTASDGGTLADAMVDARRRSMRPSRSEVVTTGRERQAATEVFRAPQLAFGDGSDANSIFKIPPSRRDSTSSVCSNRSDISITSRGTNVPHGAGRLFTCDDEDGELFSSSYLNEMKEGKCRVEDCSTRVSELLRRNTMQPPHMRSAYPVEMNDERLRQNDLTIYEQPLASSSRAGNHHDTLQHLSLATSMLSMNTPPAMNTRKRRSSSWNPTDMETPVMQPRKRRSYELEADLSTDSNDTRSISSSAERKKHRDASLTSYTRPGPPTPARNAVKENISTPSMASSPSKAASRQSTKVGSKRTSPTPGSKGSKLTPVGSLVRKVQAKLRSNIQSSSEQNTPSSTRPVDRN is encoded by the exons atgggacaaaaaaaagacacatTGCTAAGATGGGTCAACTGCTGTTCAGACACTGCAACATCCGTCGAGAGAATAAGAAACTTATCCGATGGTTGGTTTTTTATCCATATTCTAAGTTTTCTGAGAAGCCATCCGACTGATGGAACTGACCCTTGGCTTCAGACCATAAATATTTTGAGAG AATACAAGCTGGAAGAAAATGTTGTCGATTATGATGCAGCTGCCTCTGGAAATGAGGACGAACTGGCAAAACTTATTGTGATCTGCATGTATCTCACAATGGTACAAAAACCTTGTGAAGTTATCAAGGAAAAAACAATGTGGAATTTGTCAACAGAAGATCAAAAAGTCATTGAAGCTATACTTCTTGCTATTGTCAATGACGACCAGTTAACAAGAAGCAGGTTAAATGATGTATTGCAGGATGTACAAG AAACCAGCTTTACAAAGCCTGTCATGTTTTACACATCTTCTCCACTTTCATCATTGTCTTCAATGAAGAACTCACCATTGAAACGATTCCTTGAT TCTCCTATGGCACTTCGCCTAACACGCCTTCAGAAAGAAATCAGTGATAAAAATGATGAAATCCGCCGACTACAGTCGGAACTACTCTCAGAATCGGACGAGTCATCTGCCCTTACATTACGAATGGATGATTTGAAACGAAAGGTGAAagagctagaaaaaaagaacagtgATCTTGAACAGCGACTCCGTGACTGCCAACTGCCCGACTCTTCCGGTCCTGACACCGACGTTAAAATcacgaatttgaaaaaaaaacttaagaaaATGCAAGATGAGTACGAGTCTTCCTGCCAGAAGTACTGCGATCTAAACATAGAGTATGAAGCGATGAAAATTCGACAGGAAAAAGATCGCAAACAG ATCAGACAACTTCAAATAGATTTGAACGAGACTGTCGCTAGGTTCGAGCGCGAGTCAGCTGAATATCAACTCCTTTTAGATTCTATTCGTACAGAGAACGCTGAACTGAAGCATTCTTTGGAAGAGAAGGTACAATGGATTGATGTTCTTGAAGAGAAAAGCCGAACGTGTTCTGAGATGCATGCCCGACTGAATGCGCCGGGATCTCCGTGTGAAAGGGAGAGCATTGGATATAGCTTATTGTCCATTGAG GCTGAAAAACTGCAAGGTGATTTGGAATCTTATCGCAAAGATTTGGCTCGCCAGTCAGATCAGTTTGATTCCGAGAAACGGATTTTCCAACAGCGCGCCGCTTCTCTTGAGGAAGATAAACGTTCTCTCCATCGCCAGGTTGAAGAAGCCAACCTCGAAAATCAATCCTTACACGTGCAGCTGGACAAGGCCAAATCAAGCCTGGAACAGCTGTCTTTAGGGTGTGATTCCTtaagtaaagaaaaagaagagcttCGTCATTCACTAGATGAATTGCAAGAGGAATTTCGGACCGAAATGAGCCGAGCTCAACAGCAGTTGGAGATCCGTACCCAGAAAACGTTGGAGTTGAATCATCACATCGATTTGTTGAATCAACAACTCGATGAAACTCAACTCGCAAAAAAAGCTTTCGAGCAATCCATTCAAGAACTAACTGGAGAAAAAATGCAACTAGGGCAGAAAATGGCAGCTTTGGAGCAGAGTCATCTCGACTTGCAGGCAACCATTTCTTCAAATGAGTCCAAATTTCAGAATAAATTGGATGAAACGTCAAGTCAATTAGAGAAAAGCAAGCAACAAATTGCTGATCAGTCTAAGACTATAAATgatttagaagaaaaacttcGAAGCCTTCACGATGAATTGGCGGTAACAGCAGAAACAGTTTTGGTTTTGGAAGCCGAAAAACAGCAGTTGAACCAGACCAAACTTGATCTCGAACACCAAAATTCTGATTTGAAATCTGCTTTTGAGGTTTCTAAACAAGAGTTTCAATCCCGTTTGGAAAAAGCCAATAATGAGTTGGAATTGGCTACCACCAAAATCACCGATTTCTGCGAAACCACGAATTCCTTAAAAGCGCAATTGGAAGCCGCTTTGGAAGCGAGATTGCTTTCCGAAAGTCGCTCGTCGCAACTTGAAACAGACCTCAACAATCTATACCAGGAGCGAGGCCATCTTCAATTGGAAGTCCAACAACTATTGCAGGCAGCACAGGTTTCACGCGAAGAATTCCAAATAGAAAAGGATT GCCTGTTGGTGGAACTGGAAGCCAAGAAGAACAACATATCGGAACAAGCCAACCGCATTCTGGCTGCTGAGCAGAAACATAACGAGGCAACACAACGGATCAACTATTTGGAATCATCTGTTCGTTCACTTGAGCAGGAGACTGCAGAACTGATAACTTCGAAGAGTTTTTTTGATCAGCAAATATCCACACTCCAAGCCGCTATCGACAACGGCAAGACTGCATTGCAGGCAGCACTAGATGAAGCCAAAGAGGAAAGAGAAACTCGCGAGAACCTCATTGCACAGCACAAGGAAACCATTCAATCCCTCCAAGTTCACTTGGAGTCCTTATCTCAAGAAAAGAATGCTCTGGAATCTCAAGTAGTTGGTCTTGGAGTGGATAAAGAGAGTTTGTGTCAACAATTGGCTTCACTGGAGAGTTCTAGAAAAGGGTTCCAAACAGCTCACGATAGCCTAAAGGCAGAATTAGCAACTTTACAGGATAATTCTCGccaagaaaaccaaattcatcaacagcaaattgaaaataaatgtGAGGAAATAACTGCCGTGGAGAAAAGGTTAGAGCAAGCTTTGCAAAATGAAATAGATCGTGAAGCTTGCATTCAAGAGTTAAATGGCGAGAAGACAAAACTATGGTGCGAAAACGACTTACTCCAAAAAGAAGTTTCTGAACTTGTCTCAGCAATCACTATGGAGAAGGGTGTGTTGGAAAGTAACCTTGAAACCCTTAAAGAAGAGCTGGAGATTAATGCGAAGGCAATGGACGATTctcaacaaaaaattcaacacTTGGAATTAGAACTAGCTGAGTTGGTTGCCAATAAATCGTCGCTGGAGTCTGAAGTAGAGAAACTGTCTGCCGAATGCTGCAAGGTGGTAATTGAGCGCGAACATctagagaaagaaaatcaacGTATGGATGGATTTCATAAACAACAAATTCAAGAGTTCGAAACCCGCCTCTCCCAGCTGACTGAAGAATGTACGAAGCGCGTTAATCAAATGGGCGAACAGCTTGAGGCGACCGTACAGCTTAACCGCCGTGTTGAGGAAGTGAACGCCGAAAAGACCAAACTTGTTGAAGAGAATGATTTACTTAAACTAGAAGTGTCTAACCTAACTTCCTGCATCACTGAGGAGAAAACTTTGTTCGAAACTGATTTGAATGCTCTGAAGGAAGAGCTGGAATCAAATATAAAGGTGATGGAGGaatcacataaaaaaattcaacataTGGAGTCGGAACTAACTGAGATGATTGCTCAGAAATCCTCCTTGGAATGTGAAGTGGAGGAACTATCTAAGAAATACTCCGAAATGACAGAGAAGTGGTCAAATTtagaggaagaaaaacaacgcaTGGAGCTGCTGCATAAGGAACAGCTGGTGGCATTCGAACATCGTCTTTCTGAACTAACTCAAGAGCACGCCGAGCGTATTATGCAACTGGACGAGCGACTTGGAACAGCGGAAGTGCTCAATCGTAAACTGAAGGAAGATTGTTCAAAATTGGAAAGTGAGCGTGAAGCATTACACTTGGAGAAATCTGGATTTGAACAAATGTATGTGGAAGCTAAGGCAGTCTGCGAAGAGTTCGAATCAAAGATACATCTGGAAGGTGAATTGGCCCGAAAAGATGTGGAGCTCAAGGAACAAAAACTGTTTCAACAATCTAATGCTTTAACTGAATTGGAACTTGTGATCAGCAATCTTTgcaaggaaaagaaaactgcagaATCCAACTACATGCAACGAATTCAAATactggaaaatgaaaaacaagagATGTTGGAGACACACAGCCGTAATGAGGAACGAAACGCTTCTTTGCTCGCCTCATTTGAAGCTTCACGGGACGAACTAGAGCAAAAACTCATTGATGCCAACCTCAAACTGAAGGAGCACGTTGAGCTGTTGCAACAATCTCGTCTTTCTCGAGAGCAAACAGAAAAGCAAATGGAAATCCTTACAGTGAAACTTTCCAAGTTGGAGTCTGATTTAAAAGTAGCTATTGAAGAAAAGGGTCAATTAACGAATGAAATGGCAGTTTTGCAAGCTGTCCAAGGTGAAATGAGAAACCTAGAAGTGGCAATGGAGCAGCTCACTTCAGAAATCCAGGAGTTGTCTTGCAAAAAAGTTAACTTGGAAAGGCTTCGAGAGGTTTTGGAGGTCGAAAAGGCAAACGCTGAAGAGGAGGCTAATCGCTTGCGTCAAGATATGGAGTCTAAGGAAATTCAAATCGCACAGCTCACTGAAAAAGTAGAGTACACAGAATCACACCTGAAACAAACTCAGAAGGACCAACAGTCGTTCAAGGCTCGCATTTTTGATTTGGAGTCCACAGTTTTGTGTCTGTCGAGCAACGCAAGCGAAAAGTCGCAATCTGCCTTAACTCTTGAAAAACAGCTTTTGGAACATGAAGCCACCATAGAACGATCGATTAATGAGCTAAAAGCAGAGAAAGAGCAGTCTGCCACAGCCCAAGTTGCTTTTTTCAAAGCCTTGTCAGACATACAGAGTTCCAGCGACAGCAACCAACGTGAACTGGAAACAGCCGTCGCCAATCTGAAGCGTGAATTAGATATTGAAAAACAACGATCTTCAGAGGACAAAAGTGCCTTTGCAGCACTAGTTTTGGCGAAAAAGGAAGTAAGCGAGCTGGCAGATTCTCTTCAGGTTAAAGTAGCAGAGATGGAGGCTGAAGTAAATAAACTTGTAAAGTCTGAAGCCCTATTGAAGAAGGAGAAGGAAGAAATGACAGGCTCAGACAATGTTCgccatgaaaaagaaaaactggagATGGAACAACAAATATCTCAGTTGACGCTTCAAGTTGAAACATTTTCTAAGTCATATGCTGGTTTGGAAAGTGAATACGGCCGCTTAAAAGCTGATCAGTTACTTGCggcacaagaaaaaaaacgtattGAAGAAAAGTCCCGTGAAGTTGAAGCCAATCTCCGATCGACAGTGACCGAATTAGAATCGCAGCTGAAGAACATGGAGGCTGAACTTCAGTCTAGAGTGGCTCACGTGACGGAACTCTCAGGCTCGGTTGATATTCTCAGATCGCAGATTGAGGCTAGTGCTCAAGAGAAGGAGATCCTtgaacgaaatttttttgctaAAATTTCAACCCTTACGTCTGAAAACGAAATGTTGGTGAAAAAGACCAGTGCGTTTGAAACAGAAATTCAAGGACTTCAGAGTGAACTTGCCTtagaaaagacaaaaacatCGCAGGGTAAGGGAGATATAGCCCTAGAGCACCGCAAAGAAAAGGCTGCATTAGAAGCTCGTCTTTCGGTGGCTCAGTCACAAATGAAATCAATGCAAGAAAAGCTCGTCAATCTGACTGTCGCTAATAATTCGCAAGCGCCTCTTGAACATAAAGTCAGCTTATTGACAAACGAGCTAGAAGCTGTAAACAAAGCGAAGATTGAGCTAGAAAAGCGTCTTGATGACTCAATGGTGCGAACCAACCAGGAACTACATTCGGTTAAAAAGGAAGAg CTTGATAGCAACCATACAAGCAAATCCTCTTCTCAGGACCTGGATGccgaaatttcttttctacgcAGAAAGTATGACAACGCCAAGAAAGAGCTCAATCACAAAGACGATGTCGTTAACCAATACGCAGTTAAA TTCGAAAAAATGCAAAATCAGTTGGATAAACTTGAGGAAGAAGTTTCTTCCTTAAATATGGACAAGAAAAAACTGGCTCACGAGAACCGCACTCTTAAAATTGAGCAAAGTCACTTGTTGGCACAAATCTCTTCTGAAAAGGACAAGGCTATTGCACGCAACACAAGACACTCCCT GGCATTGCAACGAGGCAATACTGCGTCCGACG GAGGTACATTAGCTGATGCCATGGTTGACGCTCGGCGGCGCTCAATGCGTCCTTCACGTAGCGAAGTTGTGACGACCGGCAGAGAACGACAAGCAGCTACTGAAGTTTTCAGAGCTCCTCAATTGGCTTTTGGTGACGGATCGGATGCCAAtagcatttttaaaatacctCCCAGTCGTCGCGACTCGACCAGCAGCGTTTGCAGCAATCGCAGTGATATTTCTATTACATCACGCGGCACAAATGTTCCACATGGGGCAGGTCGTCTTTTTACCTGTGATGATGAAGACGGTGAACTCTTCAGCAGCTCGTACTTGAACGAAATGAAAGAAG GAAAGTGTCGCGTCGAAGATTGTAGTACTCGGGTCAGTGAGCTTCTTAGACGGAATACCATGCAACCGCCACATATGCGTTCAGCTTACCCTGTGGAAATGAATGACGAACGCCTTCGCCAAAATGACTTGACCATATATGAACAGCCATTGGCGAGCTCTAGTAGGGCAGGCAATCATCACGACACTTTACAACACCTATCTTTGGCGACGTCGATGCTAAGCATGAATACGCCGCCTGCCATGAACACCCGTAAACGTCGCTCGAGTTCTTGGAACCCAACAGACATGGAGACGCCAGTAATGCAGCCTCGAAAGCGACGATCATATGAGCTAGAAGCAGATCTTTCCACTGACTCAAACGACACTCGTAGTATCTCAAGCAGTGCCGAACGTAAGAAGCATCGCGATGCAAGTCTTACTTCTTACACGCGCCCGGGGCCTCCCACGCCAGCAAGAAACGCGGTGAAAGAGAACATTTCTACTCCATCG ATGGCTTCCTCCCCATCTAAGGCAGCGTCTAGACAATCGACAAAGGTAGGCTCGAAAAGGACAAGTCCCACTCCGGGTAGTAAAGGCTCAAAGTTGACTCCAGTCGGCTCGTTGGTGAGAAAAGTACAGGCAAAACTCCGCAGCAATATTCAGTCTTCTAGCGAG CAGAACACTCCTAGCTCTACACGCCCCGTGGATCGAAACTAA